A portion of the Pangasianodon hypophthalmus isolate fPanHyp1 chromosome 20, fPanHyp1.pri, whole genome shotgun sequence genome contains these proteins:
- the rhol gene encoding rhodopsin, like → MNGTEGPDFYIPMSNVTGVVRSPHEYPQYYLAEPWVFSFITIYMFFLILIGIPINFFTLCVTVMHKNLRTPVYYILVNMTMADLLVIVVSFPFTMHTAMHGYFVHGQVGCNFEGFFTVHGTQISLWSLVVLAVERCMVSCRPGIDIRFRRRFVVKGIGFTWLMAFSCSLPPLFEWSRYIPEGLQCSCGVDYYTLKPDIFNESFINYMFTVHLIIPLTVISVCFGRLLCIVNNDAIDKHERDANCLAVVMTMGFFVFWLPYASIGWHVFTNQGSAFSPFAMTLTSFFAKSSVLYSPLICVCLDKQLRQCMIITLCQGKNPFAVDVGASKTESSSLSSSSAAPA, encoded by the coding sequence ATGAATGGCACAGAGGGCCCCGATTTCTACATCCCCATGTCCAACGTGACTGGGGTAGTGAGGAGCCCTCATGAGTATCCACAGTACTACCTGGCCGAGCCATGGGTGTTCTCCTTCATCACCATCTACATGTTCTTCCTTATCCTTATCGGTATTCCTATCAACTTCTTCACACTCTGCGTCACGGTCATGCACAAGAATCTGCGCACGCCAGTCTACTACATCCTGGTGAACATGACAATGGCTGACCTTCTTGTAATCGTGGTCAGCTTTCCTTTCACGATGCATACAGCCATGCATGGCTATTTTGTCCACGGACAGGTGGGATGCAATTTCGAAGGCTTCTTCACAGTCCATGGTACCCAGATCTCGTTGTGGTCCTTGGTAGTCCTGGCCGTGGAGaggtgcatggtgtcctgtcgACCCGGTATTGACATTCGCTTCCGCCGGAGGTTTGTCGTTAAGGGCATTGGCTTCACCTGGCTTATGGCTTTCAGTTGTTCTTTGCCTCCTCTCTTCGAGTGGTCACGTTACATCCCTGAGGGTTTGCAGTGCTCATGCGGTGTTGATTACTATACCCTGAAGCCTGATATCTTCAACGAATCCTTCATCAACTACATGTTCACCGTGCACCTCATCATCCCGTTGACTGTCATCTCGGTGTGTTTTGGCCGATTGCTCTGCATTGTTAATAACGATGCAATTGATAAACACGAGAGAGATGCCAACTGCTTGGCAGTTGTCATGACTATGGGGTTCTTCGTCTTCTGGCTGCCATACGCTAGCATTGGCTGGCATGTCTTCACAAACCAAGGCAGTGCCTTTAGTCCTTTCGCCATGACGCTGACCTCGTTCTTTGCCAAGAGTTCAGTATTGTACAGTCCCCTCATTTGTGTTTGCTTGGACAAGCAGCTCCGTCAATGCATGATCATCACGCTATGCCAAGGAAAGAACCCTTTCGCAGTCGATGTTGGAGCCTCAAAGACCGAGTCCTCATCTCTCTCGTCCAGCTCGGCGGCTCCCGCATGA